The DNA segment AATGAAAATTTACTTATTCAAGTATTATTCTATATTCATTTTACGGTTCATAGAAAATTAATTCATTCAGAATATTCATTCGCAGTTCATAGTTGTCCCTCCTAAATcccaataatatctcatcaaagTATTACTATGATTTATAGAAGACTAATCCATTCGGAGTTCATAACTATTACTCACAATAATACCTTCTCTAATTATAGAACCATAAAGTCATTATTTGTTCATTCAATGTGCATTTTGATTGCCGGTAGGTCTTTGTCCATTAAATTATTTACATgaattttttttgtctaaactcGGTCCAccttagaccatgacacaaaatgtaTAATAAACATAGATCACGTATGTTTATATCTTGGATTTATAATAAATCGAGTTTAGATAAGAATTTTCCTTCATTACATACTCCCTATCTAAAAAGGTGTTTTGAAAACTTGTAGCATAGGACtgattacaagttaatcaagtaaCAATATGTATTAATTCTGTTATTTTTTTTGGcgcatatataattaattacaacATATCAATGGCAATGCACATCTTGCTTAAATTTTAGTCATGGACAATGTGGAGAAACAACACCCATTTCAGCCAAATTAACATTGTTACATAAAGCTTTTGCTTTGTGATCCCCTGCTTCTCTTTCCAAGATAACATCTTGCATCAAAATCCCTTGACATGGATAGGTCTTGCTGCAATCAAATTTTATTGCCACATTAGAAGCACTAGTCCCCTTTATGTTCTTATACACCACATTTTTCACTTGAATCGCCGATCGCTGTAACAATCGTCAAACATATTAATCCGAGATTATTTAACGCTCGCTCTCTCTCATAATATATGAGATTCACTTTTCCTTAATTTaagaaataattgaaattttgtgtttaattgaaattttgtgtttaagGGTAGATTTCTTTACCTGTTCTTTGCATGATTTATGATTATCACAATAGTACTGATCTATGATAATGGGATTGctgacattttgcatttcaatattttGAAACTTGATGTTGCTGGCAATTCCTGAACCTCCctgcatatatataaaataaggcATCATGAGCTTGAACTTTGATATTTTTTTTCCCTATTTAGTTATTGAATTACTGAGGAGACATTAACCTGCCATGTTTTGATCCTGACACCATTGCTAGTGCCAGAAAGCTTAGCTCCATCAATGGTTACACCTGAAACATAAGCTCTTGAATTGCCAGAGCCTAAGCTTCCAATACTGCGTGTTTTCAATATGAGAAAGTACAAATTCATACCATATTTAGCTAGCTAATTGATTATTATTGCCATTAAATTTGATGATTTTGGAGCAAAGTATTGGCAAATTCCACCATCACTCACAAAAAATCAGTtgtttattgaattttggaaTGTAGGATCCACAACTTTATGAGTGAGAGTACACATGCACCGAGAGTATTCTATAATGATACCTTATTCCATGACCTGGTCCACAGGTTATGTCCATGGCTTGCACATTTTGGGATCCACTTGCAATAGAGATGCAATCATCACCTTTTGAATATTTTAAACACACAAATGGATTAGAAATGGTTAGAAAAGTTTCAgaaataatgaaaagaaaaagatttaACGTCAAATAAGTTTTAACTTAATGATATTGTAATTGCTGCAATTTGTGAAGTCTCTACTTCGAACTCCAAATTGAAGAAGATTAGATGAGAAGAGGGCGGTGTATATTTACCCGTTGCTATGACTGAATTTGTAATCTGAATGTTCTGGGTATGTGTGACATGGATTCCATCAGTGTTAGGGCTATCCTTTGGTGAAGTTACAATAAGATTAGAGACTTGAACATCCTTGCTGCTTTGAAAAGACAAGTGCATTTGCTGTGCATTTTGGATTTTCAGGTTATCCACGACCAAATTCTGGCATTTATGGAAGGTGAGAGCCTGCCAAGTTCCAGTTTCCAAAAATTACTTATGAAATGCACTTGCTTGTcaaaatgaagaaaaaataaCTGGAAATTCTTGCTAAATCTAATCTATCGTGAATCCAAGACTTAATATATATAATGGGACTCACATATAAAATAAGTGAAACACACATATTTATATCAGATTTTTCTTACCTAAACTCGATCTACTATGGACTTAAGATACAAAACATATGATAGGACATACTTATTAAATACGCGAGTTCTACATATTTACATCTTCAATCTATAGTGGATCAAGTTTCGGCAAAAATTTCCTATATCgatttaaaatttgattacaatAACAATTATTCAAGTTAGAGGTTAATTTCACATAGTGCACATGCAGGGCAAATTGAACATACCGTAGGGGCGTCCTTGCAAGGCTGCAGATTATCAAGACACATCTAAGAGTCAGTTTTTTCCATCATCATCAACAATAATAACAACAGAAAGAGATATAGAGAGATTAGAGTGTAGAAAGAAGCAATAGCTTACAAGATCCTTATCGACTTTGCATGAATTTTTCCACCAAATCTTGCCATTTCCATCAATAGTTCCACCACCTTCAACTAACAAATTCTGAACTTGATCAAAGACAAGCCAGTGTCGTCTATCATCTTTCTCATAGTCTGATCGATCATCTGATGCTTCAATGGTTCCATATATCTGCCATTTCTcaaattattaaaaagaaaaaaactctAATTTACATTTTGCTTGAAGCTATGAATATGGAAATTATTATAAGATCTAGTCAGCTAGCGCGTATACATATGTGTGGTACGTATTTAACCTTACCCGCACTGTGAGATTGGATTTGCAAGGACCTGAGAATCTAACTGGCTTCACAAGATACCTATTTTTAGGCACAACAAGAACTGCTCCTTTGGACGAACAAGCTTCCACCCATGCCTTTTGAAATGCCTGAAAATAGCCCATGCataaagaaaaatatatattagcttttctttttctttttacttaaaaacaattttctatatatatatatatatatatatatatgagatgcTTCGTGCACCCAAGTTATCCTTTTATAAAATATaagattcatttaattttatgtgactttatatatatatatatatatatatatgtgtgtgtgtgtatatacctCTGCATCATCGATGTCGTTTGAATTAGCTCGAAAATCATCAACACTAACTGTTTTAACTGAAGTTGGTATGCTACCTACTTTATCAAATATCTTCAAATTAAGAACATTAGTAGATCTTAACTTGATGAAATCCTTGAACTGGCCATCCTCAATGGGGCTAAAATAAGAAGGATAAGCTTGAGAATCATACCCAAATGCTTCTcctcctccttcttcttcttcttcaaggtAATGATTAAGGGTGTCACCTTGCAAACAATCATAACTAGGAATAATGATAAtaatggaaagaagaagaagaagaatgatgaAGAATGGATAAAGGTGAAGTCCTTGTAAAGCcataatcataataataatatatttcttGTTTTGCAAGAGAATATTAAGAAAGTTATTGAAGAATTTGATGGGAAATAACGTATGGGAAGTGAAGGAAATGTGATGATGATGCTTGTGTATTTATAGAGAGTATGAGAGAGAAAATTGGTGCTTAGGTGTCCCAATTCAGATATGGGATACATGAGATGCAAGAGATTGAGACGAACGGTTCTCTTCTATTGGGCAGTCTCTTGCTGACTTTAATTTTGCTCCATACACATGCAAATTCgatcaaataaataatatatatagttTATGTATGGGATATGTACATATCTTTATTCCATACCTATATATCATCAACTAGCTAAATTGAATTACAAAGAAATTCTTATAatagatttaaaatatattatacatGGTGGAAATCATCACATATATGAAATTTTATCTAGACTCGGTTCATTATAAACCTAAAACATAAATATatgagatttatatatttaatatataaattctaTCATATATCATGTGTTTTTGGTCTATAATAAATTAGATTTaagcaaaaaaaattatattaaatagataaaattcacatatttatattttatataattcattATATAAATCGGgtttagataatttttttttgtacatgataagcactttttcttttcttttt comes from the Hevea brasiliensis isolate MT/VB/25A 57/8 chromosome 5, ASM3005281v1, whole genome shotgun sequence genome and includes:
- the LOC110659564 gene encoding polygalacturonase-like isoform X2 — protein: MIMALQGLHLYPFFIILLLLLSIIIIIPSYDCLQGDTLNHYLEEEEEGGGEAFGYDSQAYPSYFSPIEDGQFKDFIKLRSTNVLNLKIFDKVGSIPTSVKTVSVDDFRANSNDIDDAEAFQKAWVEACSSKGAVLVVPKNRYLVKPVRFSGPCKSNLTVRIYGTIEASDDRSDYEKDDRRHWLVFDQVQNLLVEGGGTIDGNGKIWWKNSCKVDKDLPCKDAPTALTFHKCQNLVVDNLKIQNAQQMHLSFQSSKDVQVSNLIVTSPKDSPNTDGIHVTHTQNIQITNSVIATGDDCISIASGSQNVQAMDITCGPGHGISIGSLGSGNSRAYVSGVTIDGAKLSGTSNGVRIKTWQGGSGIASNIKFQNIEMQNVSNPIIIDQYYCDNHKSCKEQQDLSMSRDFDARCYLGKRSRGSQSKSFM
- the LOC110659564 gene encoding polygalacturonase-like isoform X1, with the protein product MIMALQGLHLYPFFIILLLLLSIIIIIPSYDCLQGDTLNHYLEEEEEGGGEAFGYDSQAYPSYFSPIEDGQFKDFIKLRSTNVLNLKIFDKVGSIPTSVKTVSVDDFRANSNDIDDAEAFQKAWVEACSSKGAVLVVPKNRYLVKPVRFSGPCKSNLTVRIYGTIEASDDRSDYEKDDRRHWLVFDQVQNLLVEGGGTIDGNGKIWWKNSCKVDKDLPCKDAPTALTFHKCQNLVVDNLKIQNAQQMHLSFQSSKDVQVSNLIVTSPKDSPNTDGIHVTHTQNIQITNSVIATGDDCISIASGSQNVQAMDITCGPGHGISIGSLGSGNSRAYVSGVTIDGAKLSGTSNGVRIKTWQGGSGIASNIKFQNIEMQNVSNPIIIDQYYCDNHKSCKEQRSAIQVKNVVYKNIKGTSASNVAIKFDCSKTYPCQGILMQDVILEREAGDHKAKALCNNVNLAEMGVVSPHCP